AGAGAATGCAATGTAAATTCAACTACCCGATTGTTAGACTTAATTAGGGACGACCTGAATCTTACAGGTACAAAAGAAGGTTGTGGAAAAGGGGAATGTGGTGCATGTACAGTTATAATGAACGATAAAATCGTAGCCTCTTGTTTGGTACTTGCATATGAAGCTGATGGTGCAGATATAGTTACTATTGAAGGTTTGAGCAATAAAGAAATTTTACATCCTATTCAAGAAGCTTACATTGAAGCAGGAGCAGTACAATGTGGATTTTGTACGCCTGGATTCATATTAACAACTAAGAAACTTCTCGATGAAATTCCTAACCCAACGGAAGAAGAAATAAAAAGGGGATTATCCGGGAATATCTGTAGATGTACAGGGTACCAAAAAATAATAGACGCTGTTAGACTCTCGGTCATTAAAATCGCTGAGTATAAGCGAGG
This genomic window from Petrotoga mexicana DSM 14811 contains:
- a CDS encoding (2Fe-2S)-binding protein, producing the protein MKINFTINGIERECNVNSTTRLLDLIRDDLNLTGTKEGCGKGECGACTVIMNDKIVASCLVLAYEADGADIVTIEGLSNKEILHPIQEAYIEAGAVQCGFCTPGFILTTKKLLDEIPNPTEEEIKRGLSGNICRCTGYQKIIDAVRLSVIKIAEYKRGEKVEIK